ttttcttacttacaaagttttgcaatataattttattaagagtcattattcaatcatcctttaaaactttggattgattatgacattgtttatatttgaaaataaattataagcactatctcctaacctatcgttagtgggaaagtcaaaggaactacgaggtctagttccaatttTAAAACCCGACGCGTTCCCGGAAGTACCACcccatgaatttcaaaagaaattatgtgtatttatgtgtaaatatttatgtgcctatatgcaaactaaatcctttaaattattttcaaaaacataaaccatttttttaaagaccgacctcaaatcaaaattgtttttatggtggaggagcgcgatcaacaatatcgtggcatcatccctataaagaaacaaacattttttttaaaataaaaattcctattcaaaacttatcaattttcaaactttacttTCGCACATGttaattgcttaatatttgCCAATTTTGTTTATTAACATAGTCttgtatattaaaataaatccgattgtttatttattgctatcacctagccttgcatgtttaaattaataaaataaaaatagagctaattgctttatatttgttatcacttaacaagcatattaattaataataatgaagtgaccttgattgctacttgtaacccccacatagattgcatgagatacggccaGGACCCAGAGTTGTGGACCttgagggatgcctaacaccttctcctcgaggtaatttgaacccttaccctaatctctggctcgttgaccttagttagacttagttaggttagataggtgccctaacgcgccttaattcgttaggtggcgactccaaactcGAAACCCAAAGCAagcatattaattaataataatgaagtgaccttgattgctacttgtaacccccacatagattgcatgagatacggccaGGACCCAGAGTTGTGGACCttgagggatgcctaacaccttctcctcgaggtaatttgaacccttaccctaatctctggctcgttgaccttagttagacttagttaggttagataggtgccctaacgcgccttaattcgttaggtggcgactccaaactcgaaacccaaaagagttgttaggtcgtgcacaaaacccgttttctgcgaaaatggggcgcgacattCACAAGATTGACTCCATCAAGTCATCTCTTCAATATCAAGATTTTCATTCATGTCATGTATGTCCTCTTGCTAGGTAATCTAGATTTCCCTTTTCTACTAGCATTAAGAAGactaaatttccttttgaacATCTTCACATGGATGATTGGGACCTTATAAGCAATGCACTTATAATGGTGATAGATTTTTTCTTACTATTGTTGATGACTATTCTAGGATGACATGGGTTTTTCTCTTGAGATATAAAAGTGAAGTTGTCAATTTTATTTCAGCCTTTATTAATCTTGTCAAAACTCAATTCTCAGCTACTATCAAAACTATTCGATTAGATAATGGTCTTGAATTTTTTAACAATCAATGCCACAAAGTTTTTTCTTCTCTTGGTATTGTGCACCAAAGTACCTGTGTGCACACTCtacaacaaaatggtgttgcTGAAAGGAAGCACAAACATCTTCTTGAGATAGCCAGTGCACTTCGATTTCAAGCTCATGTGCCTTAAAATTCTGGGGTGACTGTATACTTACTACCACTTTTTTCATAAATAGACTTCCTTCTAGTGTTCTAGTAGACAAGTCTCCTTATGAATTTTTTCACAAACATACTCCTAACCTGCATCATCTCAGGGTCTTTGGATGCTTATGTTATGATACCACACCTCTACTCATTGACAAATTTTCTCCTAAGGCTATTCCCTCTATTTTCATGGGTTACTCAGATACACAGAAAGGTTATTGCCTTTATAACATTGCTACTGTGATTTTCTTTGTTAGTCGAGATGACACCTTTAAGGAAcacatttttccttttaaacatCCTGAGCACACTTTCTTATCCTCTTTACCACCCTCTCATCCTTCCACCTTTCCAAGTCTCCACCTGTTTTTCCCTTTCCATCTGATGATTTGTTTCCCTCTGCTTCTCCTTCTCCTATTCCACTCAACCCTGATCTCTCTTCTTCTGCTCCTGCACCCTCTCTCTCTTCTTCTAATCCACCAACTATACCTTCCTTGCGAAAATCCTCCAGAGTCACCAAGCCTCCCACTTGGCATACCGACTATATTACCTCTTCCACTGTTGCACATCCTATTGctaattcaattcaatattaCAACCTTCAGCAAACATATAAGTCTTATCTTTCCACTATTTCCTCTACCATTTCTGAACCTACTTCTTTTGAACAAGCTTCCAAGGATAGTAGTTGGATTCTGGCCATGGACCAAAAGACTCAGGCTCTTAGTACCAACAAGACATGGGATATTTTTGACTTACCTCCTGGCAAATCTCCAATTGGTTGTAAGTGGGTCTACAAAATCAAGTTTAAGGCTGATGACAGTGTTGAAAGATACAAAGTCAGACTTGTTGCTAAGGGTTCACACAACAAGAAGGTATTGACTACCATGACACTTAGCCTAACAAatttatatacatttatttGCATGCATTCACCTAACAAATTTGCAAGCATTCACCTAACAAATTTGCAAATATGCAAAAATAGAACTGATACCTATTCCAAATAAAAAAGGGACAAAATAGAATTAGTGGATCCATAACTTTAGGGATATTCAGTTATTGAAACAGAATAATTGGATCCCCAATTTTAGGAACGTCCaacattaaataagaaaaaaattagggtATTTTTAATTAACACTTTGTCCTAATTGAATCCGTAATTTTAGGGGTATTTAGTAAGgaaataaggataaaaatgGATGGGATAAAATGAAGTgaaataaggaaaaagaaagataatttttttttgacgcaaaaatatataatgaaaaaattggGTAGAAGATGTGAATTGTTCTATGTATAATAAGGTGTAGTTACATGTATAATCCAATATTGGGGCATATAAATTTTTAGTGTTAGATTAATTTTtcgtaaaaataaataaatatatggatgagaaattttatttgaaataatcgTGTGTTTTGTATTGTGCGAGCATCATTGCATGTAGTTGATACAAAactcatatataaataataataatacttgtGTTGGTGGATGGATGGATAAAGAAAGCCACAACACTAGTAAATTAAGATGGTCAACTGATTGGGGaaatattgtattatatatacTAAACTAAATGGTTACGATACAAAAAAATGATTCTCTTTTTTCCCACTAGTTGTTCTGTTACAAACATCATGGTCACAGGCATACTCATTATTAAGGGATATGTACACGTACAACTAAGCTTTCATGCAAATGGGAGCTTTCACACCAGCTAGAGCAAGGACGGATGCTGGAATTCCCCACAACGATTCACCACATATTAGACCAGAAGCTACTGCTGGTCCAAAATCTTTTGCTTTCTGCTTGTTATACATTTGCCAACCAAATAGGATCAGTGACCCTAGACACATATCAATCGCAAAGTACCCTCCAAGGTAAAATGGTATCGCCATGCACATTGGACTCGGAATGAATcgataaatttcatatttggtCTCATATTTCTGCAGCAGCTGAGTCATTAGGTTGATTAGTATAGCAGCCAGAAAAAACCAAATAGAAAGCCTAACACAATGCTTTGGGAGACTTCCAAAACCTTCTACACCAAGTAGGGCAATTCCACGATACATGAGACCATATGGTGCGGGGTATGACCCTTCTGGATCACCCAATTTATAAGCACTGTTGAAAATCCAGAAGACAAGAGGGGTTATGACACAGCCCATGGCAGTTCCAATTAGTTGGCTAAAGAACATGGAACGCGGGGATGTCAGGGTTAAGTAACCAGTCTTGAAATCTCCCATCAAACCAGAAGCTGTGTCTAGTATGCTCATCATCAAACCACACGAAGCAAGTCCAGCAACCACTCCACCATTCTCCAAACCAACCCAATAACTAAATGTAAGGATTGCAATTTTACCATAATTTGATGCCAGGGACCAATCAGTGAGTCCGGCTCCATAAGAATTGCAGAAAGCCAAAATTGGAGCAACTAAATAGGCAACCAAAATGTGATACCATTTGAGCGAGTGGAAGATGATGGGTACGACAATGATAGATATGAGTGCAATACCAGCGTATCCTCCAATGGCTGCCCAGTTGGGGATCTGGTCTTTCAAAAAGTAGTCATTTCGTATCTTCTTGTCATGATCATGTTCATCTTCTTCACCTGAATAATCGTTTTGAGGTTCTCTCTTTGTGAAACTTGAGATTGTGACAACCAACATGTAAGCAAAATGGAAAAGACCATCTCCAAGCATCATGGCAATTGCGATAAATACCCTGTATCCTTGGATACCATGAAGACTAGTTGCAGATAATTTGGCAGAGTACCAGTCGCCTTTCTTTTCTTCGATCATTGGCCACATTATAGCCCACGAGACTATGGCACCAATTAGTAATGATATGTTGACCATGTAAGGGCAAAGCATACCAACTCCAACATATGTTGATGAGAAATCAAAATAGAACTTTTTGGCATAGGCTTCAGAACCAAATGTATGCAAGCTACCAAATCCACAACCTTCATCACGTGCAACTATCCACTGAACAGCTCCAAATATAAAGCTGAACCCAAATGATTGGAATAACGAACGGACTTGTTTCCTAGATTAattaaatcatacttaatataacctattatatatttttgcatattaTTAAATGAACTTACTTGGCAAGCTTAGCTCCTTTAGGAGTGTGGAAACAGTTGATAAGGTATGCAGTTGCAGTTCCACTTGGATATGTGAGCTTGTACTTCATTATCATCATCTGGTAGGAAGGAAGGAatcacatacacacacacacatatagagagagagagagggagagagagagattaaAAGTTACAAGAAAGTAGAGTATGTAGATACCTTTCTTAGTGCGACAATTGAAAAGAGTCCGGCAAAGCTAACAACAAAAAGGTAAGGAAGAATCCAAGTAATGGAAAGCTTCTTAGTATTATTTGGTGTATTTCCAGCATCTGCCTGAGATGCTATATATGGACTCATTCCCAACATATAACTTGCTGTTCCACTGCTAAAAGCAATGCCAGAAGAAGCAACGATGCATGTCTGTATGACGGTATTCTCCTGCCTAGTAAATGGTTGTTTCAACATACCAAACTTATCTATAACAGCAGTCCATGTTCTAATCCCAGCAAATCCAAGGAGACCAGCAGCCACATTCAGAGAAGGGATAACACCAGTTGTCAGATTGAGTTTGCAGACAATAAAGTTGAAAACAACGCTCAGGATCAATCCAGTAACCATTGCCCTCAATGTTATTTGTTTCTGCCATGCTGGAATAAATTCGTCCTTGAATGCTTTCTCTGTTGATtcccattcttcttcttcttctttagcCATTCTATCCCAAACCcaaattaatgtatcatcaAATGCACAAAATGCAGAGGCTTCTACCGCGGATTGATCTATATTAGTGATAGAGAGATCAAAAGAGAGAATCGCGGAAGAATGACAAGTGCAATGTATACTTGTCTTCCTACAATTCAGCTCATCCCTTTGTTTAACCTCTTTTCTAATATAAACATCTTTTACTCATTTTTCTTTCTACCTACTACTAATTAGGGAAAAATGACCCGGATCTATTCGATCTTAAATGATACCCTCTGTCATATTTTTGGAATATTGGTGTCCATACCGTTCAAAAGTTAACCCTTCATTCTAAAGGAAGACTAAGTAAAGACACGTGACACAATTTTAACTTGTCGATtcgatatttaaaaaatattaggtCGGTAGATGAAGTTATAATCACTAACGTTCTATTTTTGCAATGTGAAAATAACTAAACAGTCGTACATGAGTTGCCTTTTTctctaattaatattaattatatacttgCAGTAATCAGTCAAtatgatatgaatgtgaattttaattatgaaataagaCAAAAAGTATCAATATATTTATGGAAGATAGCTATAGCtttaacaaattataataaACCAATGTATGTTGATTAATAGCAGACCCTTGCCTCTCCTCCCCCTCTCTCATGCGACTAAGAAATGTAAAGTTGTATTTTTGTATCAAATGTATTTCTTTCCATATGAATACATTAGGCATTTATCCTCTCAAGTGTATCCAATCAAATAATGATTGAGAAATTTGCATTGCATTTTATATCAAttgtatttgaaaaaattaattttgtattcaaTAGTATTTGTAGTGTGTATCAGTTGATTGTATTTGTATACAAATCCgtttatatttgtatacaaaTTAGTCTGTATTTTCCCTTTATATATTCTAAATCAGCAAAAATATATAACGAAAACActctctctcgatctcgctcgcctttTCCTCCCTTTCCCGATCTCTCCTTTCTTCTCCTAATATGTATTCATTTTGATACAAGCTAGTTTATATTTGTAGTTTTTCCTccaaaatcaatgaaaaaataGATCAAAGATAAATGCGTAGCAAATCAAAGTATAATTGCGAATTGTAATTAGTGAAACTGAAACTGTAGCTATGAAGTCCTATTTAAGGACAAATGTTTGCTGTTTTTGAAACTTTCCCAGCATATATATGCTAGATACAGAAGTCACTGCTAACACAGACTCAATATATGTTACTTTTTTCTCCACTTTATGCGTTCATCgtattttcaaatgatttttaaatattttaaattgctacttattgtgatttatagtaatttttacataatatttaattaattatcccAGTTTATTTAATACTTGTTAGTTCCTCCAATTTATGTACTAATGATCGAATTTCGTCACTTCAAAGGTTGAAAATTGATTATGAAATTACCAAGAAAACTAATATTGCACAAAGGTTTGAACCTAAGACCTCCCACACATATATTGAAGCACCAACAACCAAGCAACAAGCAACCATCAGCACAAAAAGACAAAATTACGATCATGAAGCTGGCTGCTAAACTGCTGCTTCTAAAATAAGgaagaattttatatttattatatctaataaaagagaaatataaataatttgatcTGATACCTCTTTATCATTTTCATgtgtatttatcttttttcttcattttataggcccttttccttatttaaattaattgttttttgtaAGGCAAAttacttaatttattaaaaaaagatatatattattaatagagGAACATTTACCACAAAGATCCTTCGCATAACAATTTACAAGTGTTATTATTCATAATTCACACCTTTCTAATTTTTACTCTTAGTGTTGTTTTTTGGccttatttaaattataaaattatacatattttttaatatttaatacatttttatttttactattattatttaatttgtgtatGAGGAGTAATTACCCATGACatacacattttttatttttaattttaataatatccAATACTCCCACtatttttaagaataattaGAGAAATTCCACCTTTAGTTTGTTATTACCATTTTCCCCTTAAAGTTTCACAAATCTCCAAAATCACTCATTTTTCTCTCAAGTCAAAAAAGTCATTTATGTATTCGACCCTCCATTAATGTATCCGACcctatttttaatgtatcaacaCTTTGATTTTTTGGCCATTAATGTATCTGACCCTCCATTAATGTATTCGACcctatttttaatgtatcaacgcATGTATCCAACCCTCcttttaatgtatcagcgctttGATTTTTTGGCCATTAATGTACCCGGACCCTCTTTTTAATGTACCACTGCATATGTCCAACACttttttaatgtatcagcgctttGATTTTTGGTCATTAATATATTCTGACCTTCCATTAATGTATTCGTTTGATGAATTTATGTTATTATAAACTTTAAaggaataaattataattttattttaaaagtatgtgaGTTCTGTAATTTGTTCTATTTGGCTATTTACTGTGAATTAGGATATCTATAAGGATTAAAGGTATTGTGTAAAGTTAACTTCATTTGAAGGTCTTACTAAACATGAGATTTTaggttggagtttaatcaatctAAAAGGAAGGGATATTGATGGAATGTATGCGTCCACTATCAGTCAACGAATCAGGTCCCTTGAAAGAATAAGAACTGTTAGAATCGAATctacacacacacttgatgaatgaagcaCACAAGAATTTTCAAGAGAAAGggatgagaaatctagagagagaaagagagaaaccaatatttcgtggtaacaccccgtgagtaaacttccacggcggtggggtatatatatttattattcagAGTATTTtaggttacagagaataaatggagaataaatagtacaaCCTAAAATTTGGGTCGGGGCGCTGCCCCGAATCCTCCCTTCGGATGGGGGGATCCTGCCCCCCATAACCCCCTGGCAACCTCACCGCGGAGGTTGAACCGCGAGAATATTAATATAtgacagtacatcaaatattaatcaggctcctcAACCTAACAAGAACAATAGCTGAAATAATAGCAGATATTAAAGTAAATGGCGGGAAGTAAAATCTACACAATGATTTTACTTGGAAAACTCtctgctcaagggagtaaaaacATGACCTATCACACATGATTTTCAATTGTTTCCACTAACCTCTTCAAGAAAAAGTGAATCACAGTTACAACCAAAGTGAGAAGaagttattaatctcacaaCTAATTAATAACTCTATTACTTAACGAGCCTAGGCAGATACCACACTGCCACTAAGTTATCCCCACAAATAACTTAGACTTTACTAACTGGATACCACACCGCCCACTAAACAGGGTCGTCTTAACCCCTAGGCCACTAAACTCATCGCTTGGGGCCCATATATTTTGGGGCCCtcatatttaaaaaacaattactaTGAGTGTTATGATTTCTACTAAGTAAATTGCACATGAGATGAATTTCATAAGAAAcaaattgatgaaaatatgaATAGTGAATTCACAAAGTcgcttgaagaatcttttagaGTAGATTGTTGTAATGTAGAGTAGAACAAActattttttcacttcaaaatagatttgaacCAATTGAagcatatgaaaatatttttaatttcttatttagtgGTACAATATTGAGCTAGATGATGAgagtttttctaaaaataatgtCTTAACCTTGAACTTTCTTTAACATGTAGTAGTTATTCTAGTATTGATCGTTACAATTAGAAGATaatgatataatgaaaataCTCAACCAAATAAAAAGACTTAATTCTTTTCCAAATACACATATTACTTATAGAGTAATATTAGCAAAGTGTAACTGTTGCCTCAGCCGaaataagtttttcaaaaattaaaattgattaagTCGTCTTTAAGATCAACAATGACTCAAATaactatattatcatttgaaaaggaattgttaaaaaaaaaattgattatacaACAGTGTCTAATGACTTCGCATCTGAATAGCTAGAAAAGAGGAttttaaataaatgtatatatgataaaaaaaaaaacaatattatgGCCCCTCTCTTAAGTTTCGCTTTAGGCCCCCAATGTTGTAGAGTCGGCCCTGCCACTAAAccacctaactctagatgaTTTAGAATTTGACTGAGCACATACAACACTACCCACTAAATCATCCCACCTAGATAActtaaaatttgactaagtaacaacaatgttgcccactaaatcagttgACCTTAACTGACTTAGACTTTTAGACGAGCTGAACATCGATCTAATTCCTTTTTACATTAGGAATATATTTACAATGTAAGCACAGAAGATATGATCCTAAGACAACTAGACAGTTT
This window of the Solanum pennellii chromosome 2, SPENNV200 genome carries:
- the LOC107009660 gene encoding probable metal-nicotianamine transporter YSL7 isoform X2, whose amino-acid sequence is MAKEEEEEWESTEKAFKDEFIPAWQKQITLRAMVTGLILSVVFNFIVCKLNLTTGVIPSLNVAAGLLGFAGIRTWTAVIDKFGMLKQPFTRQENTVIQTCIVASSGIAFSSGTASYMLGMSPYIASQADAGNTPNNTKKLSITWILPYLFVVSFAGLFSIVALRKMMIMKYKLTYPSGTATAYLINCFHTPKGAKLANFIFGAVQWIVARDEGCGFGSLHTFGSEAYAKKFYFDFSSTYVGVGMLCPYMVNISLLIGAIVSWAIMWPMIEEKKGDWYSAKLSATSLHGIQGYRVFIAIAMMLGDGLFHFAYMLVVTISSFTKREPQNDYSGEEDEHDHDKKIRNDYFLKDQIPNWAAIGGYAGIALISIIVVPIIFHSLKWYHILVAYLVAPILAFCNSYGAGLTDWSLASNYGKIAILTFSYWVGLENGGVVAGLASCGLMMSILDTASGLMGDFKTGYLTLTSPRSMFFSQLIGTAMGCVITPLVFWIFNSAYKLGDPEGSYPAPYGLMYRGIALLGVEGFGSLPKHCVRLSIWFFLAAILINLMTQLLQKYETKYEIYRFIPSPMCMAIPFYLGGYFAIDMCLGSLILFGWQMYNKQKAKDFGPAVASGLICGESLWGIPASVLALAGVKAPICMKA
- the LOC107009660 gene encoding probable metal-nicotianamine transporter YSL7 isoform X1, whose translation is MAKEEEEEWESTEKAFKDEFIPAWQKQITLRAMVTGLILSVVFNFIVCKLNLTTGVIPSLNVAAGLLGFAGIRTWTAVIDKFGMLKQPFTRQENTVIQTCIVASSGIAFSSGTASYMLGMSPYIASQADAGNTPNNTKKLSITWILPYLFVVSFAGLFSIVALRKMMIMKYKLTYPSGTATAYLINCFHTPKGAKLAKKQVRSLFQSFGFSFIFGAVQWIVARDEGCGFGSLHTFGSEAYAKKFYFDFSSTYVGVGMLCPYMVNISLLIGAIVSWAIMWPMIEEKKGDWYSAKLSATSLHGIQGYRVFIAIAMMLGDGLFHFAYMLVVTISSFTKREPQNDYSGEEDEHDHDKKIRNDYFLKDQIPNWAAIGGYAGIALISIIVVPIIFHSLKWYHILVAYLVAPILAFCNSYGAGLTDWSLASNYGKIAILTFSYWVGLENGGVVAGLASCGLMMSILDTASGLMGDFKTGYLTLTSPRSMFFSQLIGTAMGCVITPLVFWIFNSAYKLGDPEGSYPAPYGLMYRGIALLGVEGFGSLPKHCVRLSIWFFLAAILINLMTQLLQKYETKYEIYRFIPSPMCMAIPFYLGGYFAIDMCLGSLILFGWQMYNKQKAKDFGPAVASGLICGESLWGIPASVLALAGVKAPICMKA